From the Actinopolymorpha singaporensis genome, the window CGCCGCGCCCGATCGAGGCGAGCAGACCGGCGAGGTTCCCGGCGCTGAACGCGCGGTTGCGGAACAGCCCGAGGTGGAACATCGGGTCGGCCACCCGGGACTCGATCACGCAGAACGCGGCCAGCAGGGCCAGTCCGCCGAGCAGACCGGTCAGCACCCACGGGCTCGTCCAGCCCATGGTGTGCCCGCCGTAGGGCTGGATGCCGTACGTGATAGCCGCAAGCAGGGCGGTGAGGCCGAGGGCGAAGGTGACGTTGCCGGCGACGTCGATCGAGCCGCGCCGGCGTTCGCCGAGTTCGTGCAGCGAACGGTAGGACCAGATGGTGCCGAAGATGCCGATCGGCACGCTCACCCAGAACACCGCCCGCCAGTGCCACTCGGCCAGCAGCCCGCCGATGACCAGCCCGAGGAACGACCCGGCGATCGCTGCCACCTGGTTGATGCCGAGCGCCATGCCCCGCCGGTTGGACGGGAACGCGTCGGTGAGGATCGCGGTGGAGTTGGCGAACAGCATCGCCCCGCCCACACCCTGGACCACCCGCCAGCCGATCAGCCAGAGTGCGCCGGCGCTGTGCACGAACGGGTCCGCGGCGAGCAGGATCGAGGCGACGGTGAAGACCACGAAGCCGTAGCTGTAGATGCGGACCCGGCCGTACATGTCGCCGAGGCGGCCGAGGGAGACCACCAGGACCGCGGAGACCAGCAGGAAGCCCATGATCATCCACAGCAGGTAGCTCACGTTTCCCGGCGCCAGCGGGTCCAACCGGATGCCGCGGAAGATCGCCGGCAGGGAGATGATCACGATCGAGGAGTTGATCGTGGCCATCAGGACGCCGAGCGTGGTGTTGGACAGCGCCACCCATGGGTACCGTGGGTGGTCGCGTTCGTACCGTGTGCGCCTGCCGGCAGTCCGGCGTACGGACGTCTCGTCTCGTTCCCGGATGGCCTGGACGGACCGGACGTCTCCGGCGTCACCCGGCGGGTTGCTCGGCAAGGACACGGGTGCGGGCCTCCACGGGTCGGTTCAGAAATAGTTGCTTGCAGCTAACTAAACTAACCGATGCCGTGGAGGTGGATGTTCCCGGCCGCCGAAACGACCTCGACCCGCCCCGATGGCATCGGGGCGGGTCGCGGGTGTGCGTCGTACGAAGGTGGCGTACGGAGGCGAGGTGTGATCAGGCGCGCTTGAGCACCAGCAGGGAGCGGGAGAGCAGCTTCACCCGCTCGCCGGCGCGCACGACCTCCCGGTCGCTCACGTCGTCGTGGGCGGTGTCCATGACCTGCTCCCAGGCCTCGCCGTACTTCTGCGGGGGCAGCGCGAACTCCACGTCGTCCTCGGAGGCGTTGAACAGCAGCAGGAACGAGTCGTCCACGATCCGCTCGCCCTGCTCGCCCGGCTCGTGGATGGCCTCGCCGTTCAGGAACACCGTGAGGGACTTCGCGAACCCGGCGGTCCAGTCCCGCTCGGTCATCTCCTTGCCGTCCGGCTTGAGCCAGGCCACGTCGCCGAGCTTGTCGCCGTCGCCGTCGATGCCGGCGAAGAACCGCCGCCGGCGGAAGACCGGGTGCGCGGCCCGGAGCTCGCTGACCGCCCGGGCGTAGCCGAGCAGGTCGGTGTCGATCGCCTCCCAGTCGATCCAGGAGATCTCGTTGTCCTGGCAGTAGGCGTTGTTGTTGCCCTTCTGCGTACGCCCGAACTCGTCGCCGTACAGCATCATCGGCACGCCCTGGGACAGGAACAACGTGGTGAGGAAGTTGCGCTGCTGGCGCCGGCGAAGGGCGAGCACGCCCGGGTCGTCGGTCGGGCCTTCCACACCTGCGTTCCAGGACCGGTTGTCGTCGGTGCCGTCGTTGTTGTTCTCGCCGTTGGCCTCGTTGTGCTTGGAGTTGTACGAGACCAGGTCGTTCAGCGTGAACCCGTCGTGGGCGGTGATGAAGTTGATCGACGCGTACGGCTTGCGGCCCTCGTCCTCGTAGAGGTCGGAGGAGCCGGTCAGCCGCATGGCGAACTCGCCGAGCGTCGCCGGCTCGCCGCGCCAGAAGTCACGCACGCAGTCGCGGTACTTGCCGTTCCACTCCGTCCACAGCGGCGGGAAGTTGCCCACCTGGTATCCGCCGGGCCCGACGTCCCACGGTTCGGCGATCAGCTTCACCTGCGACACGATCGGATCCTGCTGGACCAGGTCGAAGAACGCCGACAGCCGGTCCACCTCGTGGAACTGCCGGGCCAGGGTGGCCGCCAGGTCGAACCGGAACCCATCCACGTGCATCTCGGTCACCCAGTAGCGCAGCGAGTCCATGATCAGCTGGAGTACGTGCGGGTGCCGCATGAGCAGGCTGTTGCCGGTGCCCGTGGTGTCCATGTAGTAACGCGGGTCGTGGTCGACCAGACGGTAGTAGGCGGCGTTGTCGATGCCGCGGAACGCCAGCGTCGGGCCCTGGTGGTTGCCCTCGGCGGTGTGGTTGTAGACCACGTCGAGGATGACCTCGATGTTCGCGCGGTGCAGGGCGCGCACCATCGCCTTGAACTCCAGCACCTGCTCACCGAGATGTCCGGTGGAGGAGTACAGGTTGTGCGGGGCGAAGTAGCCGATGGTGTTGTAGCCCCAGTAGTTGCGCAGACCCTTCTGGACCAGCAGGTCGTCGTGCACGAACTGGTGCACCGGCAGGAGCTCGACCGCGGTGACGCCGAGTGACGTCAGGTGGTCGATCATCGCCGGTGAGCCGAGGCCGGCGTAGGTGCCGCGGATCTCCTCGGGAATCTCGGGATGATCGACGGTGAGGCCCTTGACATGCGCCTCGTAGATGACGCTCTCGTTGTACGGCCGTCGCGGCGGGCGGTCGTCCTGCCAGTCGAAGTACGGGTTGACGACCACCGACTTCATCGTGTGCGGCGCGGAGTCGAGCGTGTTGAGCGTTTCGGGGTTTTCGAAGCGGTACGAGAAAAGCGCCTCGTCCCAGTCGATCTCGCCCTCGATCGACTTGGCGTACGGGTCGAGCAGCAGCTTCGCGGGGTTGCAGCGCTGTCCCTTGCTGGGCGCGTAGGGCCCGTGCACACGGAAGCCGTAGCGCTGTCCCGG encodes:
- the glgX gene encoding glycogen debranching protein GlgX — translated: MVDVWPGTPYPLGATFDGAGTNFALFSEVAESVELCLFDDTGSETKVPLTEREASVWHGYLPRVAPGQRYGFRVHGPYAPSKGQRCNPAKLLLDPYAKSIEGEIDWDEALFSYRFENPETLNTLDSAPHTMKSVVVNPYFDWQDDRPPRRPYNESVIYEAHVKGLTVDHPEIPEEIRGTYAGLGSPAMIDHLTSLGVTAVELLPVHQFVHDDLLVQKGLRNYWGYNTIGYFAPHNLYSSTGHLGEQVLEFKAMVRALHRANIEVILDVVYNHTAEGNHQGPTLAFRGIDNAAYYRLVDHDPRYYMDTTGTGNSLLMRHPHVLQLIMDSLRYWVTEMHVDGFRFDLAATLARQFHEVDRLSAFFDLVQQDPIVSQVKLIAEPWDVGPGGYQVGNFPPLWTEWNGKYRDCVRDFWRGEPATLGEFAMRLTGSSDLYEDEGRKPYASINFITAHDGFTLNDLVSYNSKHNEANGENNNDGTDDNRSWNAGVEGPTDDPGVLALRRRQQRNFLTTLFLSQGVPMMLYGDEFGRTQKGNNNAYCQDNEISWIDWEAIDTDLLGYARAVSELRAAHPVFRRRRFFAGIDGDGDKLGDVAWLKPDGKEMTERDWTAGFAKSLTVFLNGEAIHEPGEQGERIVDDSFLLLFNASEDDVEFALPPQKYGEAWEQVMDTAHDDVSDREVVRAGERVKLLSRSLLVLKRA
- a CDS encoding MFS transporter; this translates as MSLPSNPPGDAGDVRSVQAIRERDETSVRRTAGRRTRYERDHPRYPWVALSNTTLGVLMATINSSIVIISLPAIFRGIRLDPLAPGNVSYLLWMIMGFLLVSAVLVVSLGRLGDMYGRVRIYSYGFVVFTVASILLAADPFVHSAGALWLIGWRVVQGVGGAMLFANSTAILTDAFPSNRRGMALGINQVAAIAGSFLGLVIGGLLAEWHWRAVFWVSVPIGIFGTIWSYRSLHELGERRRGSIDVAGNVTFALGLTALLAAITYGIQPYGGHTMGWTSPWVLTGLLGGLALLAAFCVIESRVADPMFHLGLFRNRAFSAGNLAGLLASIGRGGMQFMLIIWLQGIWLPLHGFDYAATPLWAGIYLVPLTIGFLLAGPVSGYLSDRYGARAFATGGLLVVAATFVGLLMLPVEFPYWAFAALIAVNGIGSGLFSSPNTSAIMNSVPAGQRGAASGMRGTFFNSGTSLSIGIFFSLMIAGLANSLPTSLTRGLEAQGVSSSVAESVGNLPPVGSLFAAFLGYNPMAKLLGPTGALDHLPASNVATLTGKEFFPRLIATPFHHGLVIVFAAAAIMTVIGACASLLRGERYVHGERQTIEEEGAAA